A single genomic interval of Polynucleobacter necessarius harbors:
- a CDS encoding peptidylprolyl isomerase — MFDTVRKHQRILQFVLMLLIVPSFAFFGISSYSSFLDKETDLVTINGKPITAQEVDSAAKRQAERVGGNAQIVQSLQFRQAILNELLQQRILGFAVSDLRLQVGKEALVKSLQNISQIRALYKQDGSFDDARFKQLLASNGLNEEQFYASQAFDLKIGQLVNSVARTEIGSPKLSEIVSTLYETERQVQAMSFDAKDYLSQVNPTQEELQAFYNANAKLFESPEYVDVEYIVLKADPKEDAKVFSEKADQFAHMTYDQSDSLKPTANKLKLNVQTQKGVTRSGVAGVAKDHPLANPKVVQSLFGDEAVKNKRNTEAVQTAPGVFVSARVVTFHPAQILPYKDVATEVRRHVSQRMAEKLATSAAADRYAVLQKDPKGATGFANPIWVSRNKPGNLVGDALDQVMSVNPDQFPALVSVSNPGVETILYRVNQVRQPTGVDAKVQKAQSQQIQALAAQSEFAGFMAYWRDVAGVKVINPLKPMSSGPGS; from the coding sequence ATGTTTGATACCGTCCGTAAGCACCAGCGAATTTTGCAGTTTGTATTAATGCTTCTAATCGTGCCATCTTTCGCATTTTTTGGCATTTCAAGCTATTCCAGTTTTTTGGACAAAGAAACTGATCTTGTCACAATTAATGGCAAGCCAATTACTGCGCAAGAAGTGGATTCTGCTGCCAAGCGTCAAGCGGAGCGTGTTGGCGGTAATGCGCAAATAGTGCAAAGCCTCCAATTTAGACAGGCCATTCTGAATGAGTTATTACAGCAACGTATTTTGGGATTCGCGGTTAGCGATCTGCGTTTGCAAGTTGGCAAGGAAGCTTTGGTAAAAAGCTTGCAAAATATTTCACAAATTCGCGCTTTATATAAACAAGATGGAAGTTTTGATGATGCTCGCTTCAAGCAATTATTGGCGAGCAATGGATTAAATGAAGAGCAGTTTTACGCCAGCCAAGCATTTGATTTGAAAATTGGACAGCTTGTTAACTCGGTAGCTCGTACTGAAATTGGTAGCCCAAAACTGTCAGAAATTGTTTCAACCCTGTATGAGACTGAGCGACAAGTACAGGCTATGTCGTTTGATGCAAAAGATTATTTATCTCAGGTCAATCCAACACAAGAGGAGCTTCAGGCTTTCTATAACGCGAATGCCAAGCTTTTTGAGAGTCCTGAATATGTTGACGTTGAGTACATCGTCCTCAAAGCTGATCCTAAAGAGGATGCAAAGGTTTTCAGTGAGAAAGCCGACCAGTTTGCGCATATGACTTATGACCAGTCAGATAGCCTCAAGCCTACCGCTAATAAATTAAAACTCAATGTTCAAACCCAGAAGGGTGTTACTCGCTCCGGTGTTGCTGGAGTTGCTAAAGATCATCCTCTGGCCAATCCAAAAGTAGTCCAATCTCTTTTTGGCGATGAGGCTGTTAAGAACAAGCGGAATACTGAAGCAGTTCAAACAGCTCCTGGTGTATTTGTTTCTGCGCGGGTGGTGACTTTTCATCCCGCCCAGATCTTGCCGTACAAAGATGTTGCTACAGAGGTAAGGCGTCACGTGAGTCAGCGCATGGCTGAAAAGTTGGCGACTAGTGCTGCTGCTGATCGCTACGCCGTGTTGCAAAAGGATCCTAAGGGTGCGACTGGATTTGCCAATCCAATTTGGGTCTCCAGGAATAAGCCTGGCAATTTAGTCGGCGACGCGCTTGACCAAGTTATGTCAGTTAACCCAGATCAATTCCCTGCATTAGTTTCTGTCAGCAATCCCGGGGTTGAAACTATCCTGTATCGCGTTAATCAAGTACGCCAGCCTACGGGTGTTGATGCTAAAGTGCAAAAGGCGCAATCCCAACAAATCCAAGCTCTAGCGGCTCAATCTGAGTTTGCTGGCTTTATGGCTTATTGGCGTGATGTAGCTGGGGTAAAGGTGATTAATCCGCTGAAACCAATGTCCTCCGGCCCTGGAAGCTAA
- a CDS encoding GDSL-type esterase/lipase family protein produces MNQMIGLNFLSKKRSAISMAFALFCLLIPFGAYAQTNPTILLMGDSLSAEYGLARGTGWVRLLEDQLRKEASSWRVLNASISGETSSGGLTRLPKLFEQKRPGIVLLELGENDALRGLSIQETEKI; encoded by the coding sequence ATGAATCAAATGATTGGGTTGAACTTCTTGAGTAAAAAACGATCAGCCATATCCATGGCGTTTGCCCTATTTTGCCTGCTAATTCCCTTTGGCGCCTATGCGCAAACAAACCCCACCATTTTGTTAATGGGCGACAGCCTATCGGCAGAATATGGCTTGGCGCGTGGAACTGGCTGGGTAAGACTTCTAGAAGATCAACTTCGTAAGGAAGCTAGTTCATGGAGAGTATTGAATGCAAGCATCAGCGGTGAAACAAGTTCTGGAGGCCTAACAAGGTTGCCGAAACTCTTCGAACAAAAGAGGCCTGGAATAGTCCTTTTGGAGCTTGGAGAAAATGATGCTTTACGCGGTCTATCCATTCAAGAAACAGAAAAAATTTAA
- the purL gene encoding phosphoribosylformylglycinamidine synthase, producing MSFFHFLPGADALSPFRQQRLLATLAAQGVDLESIEAQYLHFIWSTTEPSPKNQEVMASLLTYGQPFRSKINQGKSWFGNGKADTQGAIVIPRFGTVSPWASKATDIARQCGLNVLRLERGVQFAWKSKKPLTPAPAQLVLAAVHDRMTEAVIDSTDAANSLYQSLEDKPLARIPVMTEGRVALDKANQDLGLALSDDEVAYLADNFTKLKRNPSDVELIMFAQANSEHCRHKIFNSSWTIDGDDQERSLFAMIRNTHQLQPHGTIVAYSDNSAVMVGCEAETWVPQGDNHRYEKETRLVHTLMKVETHNHPTAIAPFPGASTGAGGEIRDEGATGIGGRPRAGLTGFSVSNLNIPGTDLPWEAEKYGKPERIATSLQIMIDGPLGGAAFNNEFGRPILGGYFRVFEQTLDGTRRGYHKPIMIAGGIGSIDSIHTEKKPIQAGHLLIQLGGPGMRIGMGGATGSSVATGTNTADLDFDSVQRGNPEMERRAQEVINACRALGEHNPIVSIHDVGAGGLSNAFPELADGAGLGAAFKLRSVPLEESGMSPAEIWCNESQERYVLAIDKKDLELFKSFCERERCPFAVVGEATAERQLKLSDTKQAPGADDSSPIDMPMEVLFGKPPKMHRNVTRVTQEFKELDVTDADLAQSIAWVLQQPTVASKAFLITIGDRTVGGLNARDQFVGPWQVPVADCAVTMMDYKGYRGEAMSMGERTPLAVIDAPAAARMAVGEAITNLLAADIASLDSVKLSANWMAACGAPGEDAKLYDSVKAIGMELCPALGISIPVGKDSLSMSTAWQDGAESKKVVAPVSLIISAFASVTDVRKTLTPLLKLKNQSGSAFDSELLLIDLGLGKNRMAGSILAQVLDQSGKTAPDIDHPEDLKALAAAIIELRKDHKLLAYHDRSDGGLFACVAEMAFASHCGISMNVDMIAMDAGQEPDYGDAKNWAQQISGRRHEQTMRALFNEELGAVIQIRKEDRDAVFAVLRNLGLSAYSHVIGKPNNNGRIEIWRDAKNIFSEPREVLQKMWANTSYQIARLRDNPACADREFALLDNPADPGMSPKLMFDASEDIAAPYIAKNARPKVAILREQGVNSHVEMAYSVNWAGFDSYDVHMSDLLSGKAKLDDFRGLIACGGFSYGDVLGAGEGWAKTILFNQQLRDQFSTFFNRQDSFALGVCNGCQMMGNLSGIIPGAEAWPKFTRNQSEQYEARLVMAEVMASPSIFTQGMEGSQIPIAVAHGEGFANFSQQGNLEQIQKQGLAAFRFVDHHGMPTATYPMNPNGSPDGLTGVTTPDGRFMVMMPHPERVFRAAQMSWCPPEWLNTPDGASPWLRLFRNARRWAN from the coding sequence ATGTCTTTTTTCCACTTTTTGCCCGGCGCTGATGCGCTTTCCCCCTTCCGCCAACAGCGACTTTTAGCTACTTTGGCAGCTCAAGGGGTTGATCTTGAGTCCATCGAAGCTCAGTACCTTCATTTCATTTGGTCGACGACTGAACCTAGCCCAAAAAACCAAGAGGTCATGGCAAGCCTATTGACCTATGGCCAGCCATTTAGATCCAAAATCAATCAAGGTAAATCTTGGTTCGGCAATGGCAAGGCAGATACTCAAGGCGCGATTGTTATCCCAAGATTTGGAACGGTTTCTCCTTGGGCTAGTAAGGCAACGGATATCGCCCGTCAATGTGGATTAAATGTTTTGCGTCTTGAGCGCGGAGTTCAGTTTGCATGGAAGAGTAAAAAGCCGCTAACTCCAGCACCAGCACAATTGGTGCTTGCTGCTGTCCATGACAGAATGACAGAAGCGGTTATTGATTCAACAGATGCTGCCAATAGCTTATATCAATCGTTAGAGGATAAGCCTTTGGCGCGTATCCCCGTAATGACAGAAGGTAGGGTGGCTCTTGATAAAGCCAACCAAGATTTAGGTCTTGCCTTGTCTGATGATGAAGTGGCATATCTCGCTGATAACTTTACTAAGCTTAAGCGTAACCCCTCTGATGTTGAATTGATCATGTTTGCCCAGGCGAACAGCGAGCACTGTCGCCATAAGATATTTAATTCCAGCTGGACCATTGATGGTGATGATCAAGAGCGTTCTTTATTCGCCATGATTCGCAATACTCATCAATTGCAGCCACATGGAACGATTGTTGCCTACTCAGATAACTCTGCGGTGATGGTTGGTTGTGAAGCAGAAACTTGGGTGCCTCAAGGCGATAATCATCGTTACGAAAAAGAGACACGCTTAGTACATACCTTAATGAAGGTGGAGACTCATAATCATCCAACAGCGATTGCACCATTTCCTGGTGCATCTACCGGTGCTGGTGGTGAGATTCGTGATGAGGGTGCCACCGGTATTGGCGGTCGCCCTAGGGCGGGTCTGACGGGCTTCTCTGTTTCTAACCTCAATATCCCTGGTACGGATCTTCCATGGGAGGCTGAGAAATACGGCAAGCCTGAGCGTATCGCAACATCTTTGCAAATCATGATTGATGGCCCACTAGGTGGCGCTGCATTTAATAACGAATTCGGTAGGCCTATTCTTGGCGGATATTTCCGCGTCTTTGAACAAACCCTAGATGGCACTCGTCGTGGTTATCACAAGCCCATCATGATCGCTGGTGGTATTGGCAGCATTGATTCGATTCACACTGAGAAGAAGCCCATTCAAGCAGGACATCTGTTGATTCAACTGGGTGGCCCTGGAATGCGTATTGGTATGGGTGGTGCTACTGGCAGCTCTGTTGCAACTGGTACGAATACCGCTGATCTTGACTTTGACTCCGTTCAACGTGGTAATCCAGAAATGGAACGTCGCGCGCAAGAAGTGATAAACGCTTGCCGTGCGCTTGGTGAACACAATCCGATCGTTTCTATTCATGATGTCGGCGCAGGTGGCCTATCGAATGCATTCCCTGAGTTGGCTGATGGTGCTGGTTTGGGGGCTGCTTTTAAATTGCGTAGCGTACCGCTTGAAGAAAGCGGTATGAGTCCTGCAGAAATTTGGTGCAATGAATCTCAAGAGCGTTATGTATTGGCAATCGATAAAAAGGATTTAGAGCTCTTTAAATCGTTTTGTGAACGCGAGCGCTGTCCATTCGCCGTGGTTGGTGAGGCTACAGCAGAGCGCCAGCTTAAATTGAGTGATACCAAGCAAGCTCCTGGTGCTGATGACTCCTCGCCTATTGATATGCCGATGGAAGTTCTTTTCGGCAAGCCTCCTAAAATGCATCGCAATGTCACGAGAGTGACTCAAGAATTTAAAGAACTAGATGTTACCGATGCCGATCTCGCGCAATCGATTGCTTGGGTATTGCAGCAGCCTACCGTAGCAAGCAAAGCGTTCTTAATTACGATTGGCGATAGAACGGTTGGCGGTCTAAATGCACGCGATCAATTCGTGGGTCCATGGCAAGTTCCTGTGGCTGACTGCGCAGTCACGATGATGGATTACAAAGGCTACCGCGGCGAAGCTATGTCTATGGGCGAAAGAACCCCATTGGCAGTGATTGATGCACCTGCGGCTGCACGTATGGCAGTCGGCGAGGCAATTACGAATCTATTGGCTGCTGATATTGCCAGCCTTGATAGTGTAAAACTCTCCGCTAACTGGATGGCAGCCTGTGGCGCACCAGGCGAAGATGCAAAGTTATATGACTCTGTAAAAGCGATTGGCATGGAGCTCTGTCCTGCACTCGGAATTTCTATTCCAGTCGGCAAGGATTCTTTGTCTATGTCCACTGCGTGGCAAGACGGCGCTGAATCTAAAAAGGTGGTTGCTCCCGTTTCTTTGATCATTTCCGCCTTTGCTTCCGTAACAGATGTACGCAAAACATTAACGCCACTACTAAAACTTAAAAACCAGTCCGGATCCGCTTTTGATAGCGAGCTGCTTTTGATTGATTTAGGTCTAGGCAAAAATCGTATGGCGGGAAGCATCTTGGCTCAGGTTCTCGATCAATCAGGCAAAACTGCGCCAGATATTGATCACCCAGAAGATCTTAAAGCTTTGGCTGCAGCCATTATTGAGCTGCGCAAAGATCACAAGTTGTTGGCTTATCACGACCGTTCGGATGGCGGCTTGTTTGCTTGCGTTGCTGAAATGGCTTTTGCTTCTCATTGCGGTATTTCTATGAACGTCGATATGATTGCCATGGATGCAGGTCAAGAACCGGATTATGGGGATGCTAAGAATTGGGCGCAGCAAATTTCTGGTCGACGTCATGAGCAAACAATGCGCGCCTTATTCAATGAAGAGCTTGGTGCTGTAATTCAGATTCGTAAAGAAGATCGAGATGCTGTATTTGCAGTACTCAGAAATCTAGGTTTGAGTGCCTATAGTCATGTCATTGGTAAACCAAACAACAATGGACGCATTGAGATCTGGCGTGACGCAAAAAATATTTTTTCTGAACCTCGTGAAGTTCTGCAAAAAATGTGGGCCAACACTAGCTACCAGATTGCACGCCTACGTGATAATCCCGCTTGTGCGGACAGGGAGTTCGCTCTCTTGGATAACCCCGCTGATCCAGGCATGAGCCCAAAACTCATGTTTGATGCATCCGAAGATATTGCTGCCCCTTACATTGCTAAAAATGCGCGTCCTAAGGTTGCGATCTTGCGAGAGCAGGGCGTTAACTCCCACGTTGAAATGGCTTATTCAGTGAACTGGGCTGGGTTTGATAGTTATGACGTTCATATGTCGGATCTATTGAGCGGTAAAGCTAAGTTAGATGATTTCAGGGGCTTAATAGCCTGCGGTGGTTTTAGTTATGGCGATGTTTTAGGTGCCGGTGAAGGATGGGCCAAAACAATTCTATTTAATCAACAACTCCGCGATCAATTCTCCACATTCTTTAATCGTCAAGACAGCTTCGCCCTTGGCGTCTGTAATGGTTGTCAAATGATGGGCAATCTTTCAGGCATCATTCCTGGCGCAGAAGCTTGGCCTAAATTTACACGCAATCAATCCGAGCAATATGAGGCTCGATTGGTTATGGCCGAAGTAATGGCTTCACCATCGATATTCACGCAAGGCATGGAAGGTAGCCAGATTCCAATTGCGGTTGCGCACGGTGAAGGGTTTGCCAACTTCAGTCAGCAAGGCAATTTAGAGCAGATTCAAAAGCAGGGCTTAGCCGCATTCCGTTTTGTAGATCATCACGGTATGCCAACAGCAACTTATCCCATGAATCCCAATGGATCGCCAGACGGCTTAACAGGTGTGACTACACCGGATGGTCGCTTTATGGTGATGATGCCTCATCCAGAGCGAGTCTTTAGGGCTGCCCAGATGAGCTGGTGTCCACCAGAATGGTTGAATACACCAGATGGCGCAAGCCCATGGTTGCGTCTATTCCGAAACGCGCGTCGCTGGGCAAATTAA
- a CDS encoding bifunctional aconitate hydratase 2/2-methylisocitrate dehydratase, which translates to MLEAYNAQVAERAALGIPALPLTKDQTAELVQLLKNPPAGKEAELVELITNRVPAGVDEAAKVKAEFLDAIAKGTEESLLISRIRATELLGTMLGGYNIKPLVELLADTECGAAAAEALKKTLLMFDYFNDVQELAEKGNANAKAVMQSWANAEWFTSRPAVPESMKLTVFKVTGETNTDDLSPAPDAWSRPDIPLHATIMLKNPRPGIEPDEAGVRGPMKQIAALQKTGKQIAYVGDVVGTGSSRKSATNSVLWWTGQDIPFVPNKRFGGVCLGGNIAPIFFNTMEDSGALPIELDVSQMNMSDEIELRPYEGKVFKNGSEITSFSLKSPVILDEVRAGGRIPLIIGRGLTAKARAALDLPASTEFRLPVNPVDNKKGFSLAQKIVGRACGLPEGQGVRPGAYCEPHMTTVGSQDTTGPMTRDELKDLACLGFSSDLVMQSFCHTSAYPKPVDIRTQHELPPFMTNRCGVALRPGDGVIHSWLNRLLLPDTCGTGGDSHTRFPIGISFPAGSGLVAFAAATGVMPLDMPESVLVRFKGKMQPGITLRDLVNAIPLYAIKKGLLTVEKQGKKNIFSGRILEIEGLPDLKVEQAFELSDASAERSAGGCTVHLNKEPIIEYMQSNITLMKWMIANGYEDKRTLGRRIKAMEAWIANPQLLKADANADYAEIIEINIDEIKEPILACPNDPDDVKVLSEVAGDKIDEVFIGSCMTNIGHFRAAGQVLQGKKDMPTRLWVAPPTKMDAMVLMEEGYYGMLGAAGARMESPGCSLCMGNQAQIRKGSTAVSTSTRNFPNRLGIDTRVYLASAELASVAALLGRLPTPAEYLEQVKTLDAKAGDVYKYMSFDKLKSFSDVADTVTV; encoded by the coding sequence ATGTTAGAAGCCTATAACGCCCAAGTTGCCGAACGCGCAGCCCTTGGCATCCCAGCCCTACCTTTGACCAAAGATCAAACCGCTGAATTGGTTCAATTGTTAAAAAATCCACCTGCTGGAAAAGAGGCTGAACTTGTAGAGTTAATTACGAATCGCGTACCTGCGGGTGTAGATGAGGCAGCAAAAGTAAAAGCTGAATTTTTAGATGCGATCGCTAAAGGCACAGAAGAATCCCTTTTAATTTCTCGCATACGCGCCACTGAATTATTGGGCACCATGCTTGGTGGCTACAACATCAAACCATTAGTAGAGTTACTTGCTGACACCGAATGTGGCGCAGCAGCAGCGGAGGCACTTAAGAAAACACTCTTGATGTTTGATTACTTCAATGATGTTCAAGAGTTGGCAGAAAAAGGCAATGCAAACGCTAAAGCAGTAATGCAAAGCTGGGCGAATGCCGAGTGGTTTACTAGCCGCCCTGCTGTTCCAGAAAGCATGAAGCTTACAGTCTTCAAAGTAACGGGCGAAACTAATACCGATGACCTCTCCCCTGCGCCAGATGCATGGAGTCGTCCAGATATTCCATTGCATGCCACGATCATGCTGAAGAACCCACGTCCAGGCATTGAGCCTGATGAGGCTGGTGTTCGCGGCCCAATGAAACAAATTGCAGCACTACAGAAAACAGGCAAGCAAATTGCTTATGTAGGTGACGTTGTAGGTACTGGTTCTTCACGTAAATCTGCCACAAACTCTGTTCTCTGGTGGACAGGCCAAGATATTCCATTTGTTCCAAACAAACGTTTTGGTGGCGTTTGTCTTGGTGGGAACATTGCTCCTATCTTCTTCAATACGATGGAAGATTCAGGCGCATTACCAATTGAATTGGATGTTTCTCAAATGAACATGAGTGATGAGATTGAGCTGCGCCCATACGAAGGAAAAGTATTCAAAAATGGTAGTGAAATCACTAGCTTTTCACTAAAGTCGCCCGTGATTCTGGATGAGGTTCGTGCTGGCGGTCGTATTCCTTTGATTATTGGTCGCGGCTTAACTGCTAAAGCGCGTGCAGCGCTTGACTTGCCTGCTTCTACAGAGTTCCGCCTGCCAGTCAATCCAGTGGACAACAAAAAGGGCTTCAGTTTGGCTCAAAAGATCGTTGGTCGCGCATGCGGCTTGCCAGAAGGCCAAGGCGTTCGCCCTGGTGCATACTGCGAGCCACATATGACTACTGTTGGCTCACAAGACACTACTGGCCCGATGACTCGCGATGAATTGAAAGACTTGGCTTGCCTTGGTTTCTCATCCGATCTCGTGATGCAGTCCTTCTGCCACACTTCTGCCTATCCGAAGCCTGTTGATATTCGCACTCAACATGAATTACCACCATTCATGACCAATCGTTGTGGCGTTGCCTTGCGTCCAGGTGATGGCGTGATCCACAGCTGGTTAAATCGTTTGCTCCTCCCAGATACCTGCGGTACTGGTGGTGACAGTCACACTCGTTTCCCAATCGGCATTTCATTCCCGGCCGGTTCAGGCTTGGTTGCTTTTGCGGCAGCTACTGGCGTGATGCCATTGGATATGCCTGAGTCTGTATTGGTTCGCTTCAAAGGCAAGATGCAGCCTGGCATCACCTTGCGTGACTTGGTTAATGCGATTCCTTTGTATGCAATTAAGAAGGGTTTGTTAACCGTCGAGAAACAAGGTAAGAAAAATATTTTCTCAGGTCGCATTCTAGAAATCGAGGGTCTGCCTGACCTTAAGGTTGAGCAAGCATTTGAGCTGTCTGATGCTTCAGCTGAGCGTTCCGCTGGTGGCTGCACTGTTCACTTGAACAAAGAGCCGATCATTGAGTACATGCAATCCAATATCACTTTGATGAAGTGGATGATTGCCAATGGTTATGAAGATAAGCGTACCCTTGGTCGCCGCATTAAAGCCATGGAAGCCTGGATTGCTAATCCGCAACTCCTCAAGGCTGATGCAAATGCTGACTATGCAGAGATCATCGAAATCAATATCGATGAAATAAAAGAACCAATTCTTGCATGCCCTAACGATCCAGATGATGTCAAAGTATTGTCTGAAGTTGCTGGTGACAAGATTGACGAAGTATTTATTGGTTCATGCATGACCAATATCGGTCACTTCCGCGCAGCTGGTCAGGTATTGCAAGGCAAGAAAGATATGCCAACTCGTTTATGGGTAGCTCCGCCAACCAAGATGGACGCCATGGTATTGATGGAAGAAGGCTACTACGGTATGTTAGGCGCTGCTGGTGCTCGTATGGAAAGCCCTGGCTGCTCGCTTTGCATGGGTAACCAAGCTCAGATCCGAAAGGGTTCAACTGCAGTATCAACCTCTACAAGAAACTTCCCTAACCGTTTAGGCATTGATACACGCGTTTATTTAGCTTCTGCTGAATTAGCTTCTGTAGCAGCCCTCTTGGGTCGCTTACCTACTCCTGCGGAGTACCTGGAGCAAGTGAAGACGCTCGATGCTAAAGCTGGTGATGTTTATAAGTACATGAGCTTTGACAAACTTAAGTCATTTAGCGATGTTGCAGATACTGTGACGGTTTAA
- a CDS encoding superinfection immunity protein translates to MILCAFFLPPSSAFSRSFYFLPFAIAFNKKSANSGAIFALNVFLGWSLIGWVVALISTQLQSPSLRDIRVKTHIFQLFSHFKPKLGISTLI, encoded by the coding sequence TTGATCCTATGCGCCTTCTTTTTGCCGCCATCCTCAGCATTCTCTCGCTCTTTTTACTTCCTGCCCTTTGCTATTGCATTCAACAAAAAAAGTGCTAATTCAGGCGCCATTTTTGCCCTTAATGTCTTCCTGGGGTGGTCGCTCATAGGCTGGGTGGTTGCTTTAATATCAACCCAGCTCCAGTCCCCCTCACTGAGAGATATCAGAGTAAAAACCCATATTTTTCAGTTGTTTAGCCATTTCAAGCCGAAATTGGGCATTTCAACTCTTATATAA
- a CDS encoding CTP synthase, which produces MTKYVFVTGGVVSSLGKGIAAASLAAILESRGLKATLLKLDPYINVDPGTMSPLQHGEVFVTEDGAETDLDLGHYERFVSAKMRKSNHFTTGQIYESVISKERRGEYLGKTVQVIPHITNEIQAFVERGAKASHDGKADVAICEIGGTVGDIESLPFLEAARQMSLRFPAHDCAFVHLTLVPYINSAGELKTKPTQHSVQKLREIGIMPTVLLCRADRPIPEDERAKISLFSNVREEAVISVWDVDTIYKIPEMLHAQGMDDLICRELELKAKPADLSVWANLVYEMANPQHEVTLGMVGKYVELTESYKSLIEALRHAGIHTHTRVNINYIDSEDIEKDGIACLQDLDAILVPGGFGKRGTEGKIAAIRYARENNVPYLGICLGMQLAVIEFARHVANLSKANSTEFDAQAEQPVVAMITEWLDREGRVEKRTNDSDLGGTMRLGSQRCPVKAGTLAHRIYGPEVNERHRHRYEVNNTYVPQLEQSGLIISARTPNEELPEMMELPSSMHPWFFGVQFHPEFTSTPRDGHPLFSAFISAALEHQKLAEKQAA; this is translated from the coding sequence ATGACCAAATACGTTTTTGTCACTGGTGGTGTGGTTTCTTCTTTAGGGAAAGGAATCGCAGCTGCCTCGCTTGCCGCGATTCTCGAATCCCGCGGCCTGAAAGCCACTCTCCTAAAATTAGACCCCTATATCAACGTTGACCCGGGCACTATGAGTCCGCTTCAACACGGTGAGGTTTTTGTAACTGAAGATGGCGCAGAGACCGACTTGGATTTGGGGCACTATGAGCGCTTCGTATCCGCGAAGATGCGTAAAAGCAATCACTTCACTACCGGTCAGATTTATGAGTCTGTTATTAGTAAAGAACGTCGCGGTGAATACCTAGGAAAAACGGTTCAAGTTATTCCGCATATTACGAATGAAATTCAGGCATTCGTGGAACGTGGCGCCAAAGCAAGTCATGACGGCAAAGCAGATGTTGCTATTTGCGAAATTGGCGGCACCGTGGGTGACATCGAATCACTCCCATTCTTGGAGGCTGCTAGGCAGATGAGTTTGCGTTTTCCAGCTCATGACTGCGCATTCGTTCATTTGACATTAGTGCCTTATATCAATAGTGCTGGAGAGTTGAAAACCAAACCTACTCAACACTCCGTTCAAAAGCTGCGTGAAATTGGCATCATGCCAACCGTATTGCTTTGTCGCGCTGATAGGCCAATCCCAGAGGATGAGCGTGCAAAGATTTCACTCTTTTCTAATGTTCGTGAAGAAGCAGTTATTTCAGTTTGGGATGTAGACACCATCTATAAGATTCCTGAAATGCTACATGCACAAGGAATGGATGATTTAATTTGCCGAGAGCTTGAGCTGAAGGCTAAGCCCGCAGATCTTTCCGTTTGGGCAAATTTAGTTTACGAAATGGCAAATCCGCAACATGAAGTGACTCTTGGGATGGTCGGCAAGTATGTCGAGCTAACAGAGTCCTACAAGTCGCTGATTGAAGCATTGCGTCATGCAGGCATTCACACGCATACGCGTGTGAACATTAACTACATTGACTCTGAAGACATTGAGAAAGATGGCATTGCTTGCTTGCAGGATTTGGATGCCATATTGGTTCCCGGGGGATTTGGTAAGCGCGGTACAGAAGGAAAGATTGCCGCTATTCGTTATGCTCGCGAAAACAATGTGCCGTACCTAGGTATTTGTTTGGGTATGCAATTGGCTGTAATTGAATTCGCACGCCATGTTGCCAATTTAAGCAAAGCAAATAGCACTGAATTTGATGCGCAGGCTGAACAGCCTGTCGTAGCCATGATTACCGAATGGCTCGATAGAGAAGGGCGTGTTGAGAAGCGTACAAATGATTCTGATCTTGGCGGAACTATGCGTCTAGGATCACAGCGCTGTCCTGTAAAAGCGGGCACGTTGGCGCATCGTATATATGGACCAGAGGTAAATGAGCGCCATCGCCATCGCTATGAAGTAAACAATACCTACGTTCCTCAGCTAGAGCAGTCTGGACTGATTATTTCGGCCCGCACTCCAAATGAAGAGTTGCCTGAGATGATGGAGTTACCTTCTTCAATGCACCCATGGTTCTTTGGTGTGCAGTTTCATCCAGAATTTACTTCTACCCCACGAGATGGTCATCCATTGTTCTCTGCCTTCATCAGTGCTGCGCTTGAACATCAAAAGCTTGCTGAAAAGCAAGCTGCATAG